The genomic region GATCGGGATATACCGCGAGTCCTCGATGTCAAAGGACAGATCATCGATCAGAGCAGAATCTGAATAGAAGCGCTTGGCGGAGTCAGACGCATCGCCGACGTTGATCGTTGCATAGTCGAAGTCAAAGGCAGTTCGGAGCACGCGCTCGACCGTCGCCAGCTTGTTCGCCCAACTGCGAAGCCCCTTGTAGCGGATATCATCCACTAGGCAGTCGAGCAGCGACGCTGCCGCGTTTTTTTTGGGTGCCTGATGGGTCAAGGAAATTCCGGCCAGTCGCCCAGGCGTTCGACTGGCGGACCGGCCGCGGAAGCCAAAATATCGATATACGTCCTTGTCTTGCAGGTCATGGGCTTCGAGGTCGACGGGAAACCGCTCGAACGGGCTGTAGGAAACGACTACGATTTGGCTGAGGTTTGGTTTCTCAACAAAACCGATCTTGCGAGAACGCTTTTCATACGTTGCGTCAAGCCACTCTCGCACTATTTGGTGCAGGATCTGGGATTTCCCAACGCCATTGGGACCGATCAAGACATTGACGTTGTGAGGGAGAATGCTGCTCTGTTTAAATTTCATCCTCAGGGTAGACGTTTCGCCGAATACATCATCAAACTGAAAACCGAGGTCCAGGACGGACATGGCTTCGGCAGAAAACAGTTTCCAACCGTCAAGATAGGATTTGGTTTCGCTTCGTTCGCGCAGGAGAGATCCCTGGAATGGCTGGGTGTCAATCAGCCTGTTAGCTACGGGGTCTTGCTGAACGTGCACGAGGTAGCTGGCGTCATGCAGAACGATGGCGGCATCCCGCGCGGCGTCTAAGTTCAGCCGATCGCGCAATTGTTCATAGAACGCAATTTCGCTTGGAAGCGACAGGTAGTTCGAATTCGGAATCGGAAAAACACCGTCCCAACCCTCATTCCGGAGACGATCGAGGTGGATTTCGCTGATCGGGGCGCCCTCGATCATCAGCTTTAGATGGCCGAGATCGACTCTCTCCCCCCCTATACGACATGTAGTCGCAAAAGTGGTCCTGTTGCCGTAATCATCCCAATTGTTAGCAAGTAGTTCGAGCACGTCGCCTTCACGCTCTGGCTCGGGCGTGTTGCGCTTACTTTGCCGACCTAGATAGACTATTTCCATGAATACCCAGTTCCCTTAGCGACCAATCCGCTTCAGTCACTACCATATTCAATCGTTCGAGTTGCAGCGATTGAGCCTACTAGCGCAAATTTTGAACGACTAAACGCTTTTCGTACTTTAAGCGCGGGAAGTGCGAGACTGCTATCAGAAACTTAAACGCGTGGGTGAGCGGCCGAGAGGGCATGAAAAGTTATCATCATGTTGCCACCGAGAGAACCCGGTAGACCTGCATTCGTGAGCAACCGACCTCTTTGGCAATTTCCGCCGCGCCAATGCCGGCAGCTGCCAGCTCTCGAATTTTTTTGTGATCTATACGGACCTTGCCACCAGCATACTGTCCCGCAGCTTTGGCGCGTTGGATACCTTCACGCTGGCGCTCTTTGATGAACCGACGTTCCATTTGCGCAACCATACCCAACACCGTCAGAATCACGTGCCCCATTTCGCCTCGGGTTGACACATGAGGGTCGAGGATGGTGACAAAGGCGCCGCGCTGTTCGCAATCGTGCACGATGTTGAGGACATCGCGCGTGTCACGACCAAGGCGATCTAGCCGTGTGACGATCAGCTCATCACCTTCACGCAAAAATTCAATGATCGTCGCCAGTTCAGTTCGGCCCTCGCGGCTTGCTCCCGAAACCTTTTCTGCACGCACAATTACGCAGCCTTCGGCCTTCAAGCGCTGTTGTTGGATTTCAAAGTCCTGGTCGATCGTACTGACTCGCGCATAGCCGATTTTTGTCATATGTCACCTCAGGTTTTAAGCCTGAAGCTAGCCTGTCACAAATAGTCGCCGTCAAGACCGATGTTACGGGCGACCACGTCACATGCGGTCGTCACACAAGCCTATACCCTGACGTTGTCCACTCGTGCCAGTCGAGTGGCAGCAAAACGGGCTTGTTGCATTGAAATCATAGCAACTCGTGAGCCCAGTTGCAGCGCGTAGTGGTCGATATCGATGGCTAACCCGATGCCCGTCCGTGCTGCCGCAACGACCCGCATCGGATCGACGCAGAAGTAATCTAAAAACTGAACATTGTGCCTGCCAAATTAATGCCCGCGTTCTGGTAGTGTGCGGCTGAATACGCCTAACAAGATGTGATGATGTAGCTGTCTAGTCTAGACCAAGGTCCCGGCAACCCTCTATCGAAGGCAGCGTTCTGATCGAGACAACCAGTGTCCGGGTGAGTTGGGGGCAAAAGGGAGGCCGCTTCGTTAACTGTTGTCAGGGCCGCACAGTTTTGAATTCAGCTACGGCTAGTTGCCATTCAGGAGCCGACGCGCGGCTGAGATGCGCAATGGGGATGGCGCAGGCGTGGCCTGATGGGGTCTTGTAGTCGCGACGCTCGAACAAATCGCCACCCAATACGAGCGGTGCCGTGTCTCGATCCGACTTCGGCATATTCCACCATAGGAAGCCCGAACCAGCCACGAGGAGATGGGTCGGATCGTGCTCGGCCAGTACCTCCCGAAAAGCCTCATACGAGTCTCGCGCCTGCTCGGAAGTTGGCCGGACGTCAATCGTTGGCATTGTAAATTGTATGAAGTTATAGAATCCAATGTCATCGAGAGCGGTCTCACGATCTATCTCCCACGCTTTCTTGCCCATGAGTACGCGTGCCGCAACGGTCAGGAATCGAATCGCCCATGTTCGATCACGCCATTTTCTCACGACAGTTCGCGTAGCCTCGACTGGGTCTTCATCAGGGTCGGCATAATGACTTTCTCCGATGAGTATTAGCCGTATGTCGCTGTTATTGTATCGTGGACCGATGTACGGTGCGAACGCAATCGAACTGGAGTTGGGCGGCGGGTTGGATAATCTTCCGCTTTGTGTCGCGGCTGTTCCTGGAAGGGACGGTGCGACGTTCTTGAGCCGAAATGCGACCTTCTCGGCCAGTTGGTCGTTCAAGCTTTTGCCGTCGTAGCCGAAATGTATATTGCGGTGGCAGGTGGGGCAAATGGCGGCCATGTTGGCTAATTCGTCGTGCCCCCAATTGCTCAACGCCTTCACATGATGCACCTCGAGGTATGGCGCGCCGCTACGAGTTACGAAGCTTGCCTCCTCTTTGCAAAGCTCGCACGAACCGTTGGCAATTTGCAGCACCCGCGCGCGCAGGAGCATGTTGCGGCGGTACCGCGTCGTCTCTGACTTAATGCCCTCCGGCGGCCCGAACGCCGCGATTTCCCGATCAATTTCGGCAGCCTCCCGCTCGGTTTCATCTAGAGCATGCTGAAGGACTTCAGCCTCATTTTTGTCGAGGTCATCATCGGCAACGGCTTCCTCAGCGACAAAATCCTCAGGGTTAACCCGCCTGCCAGTTGTGCGATCCAGGATTGCAAACCCCCAGCGACCCACCACCCTCGTCACACCGTTGTGGCTCTTGAAGCCACCTTGCAGATGACGGTCCACAAGGACGGCCCCATGATCGCTCTCATATAGTTTGACCGTCTCGCGGAAGATGGATTTCGGAGTAAATTCCTCGCCGTTGTGAACCATTGGATAGCGTGTTGGCGCATACTTGCCGTATGAGGCGTCGAACGCCGCGCGCCCTTGAGTGCGGCAGTTCTCTATCGCGCGGAGCACATACTCATGCGGTATCGCCTCTAGTGGAACGTCTTGTGGTGAGGGCACCGTTAGTCTCCCAAATCGGTAAAAGCTGGATCCCAATGTCAGAGTTGATTCTTGAAGATGCCATGGCCTCGGTGCCTTAGGTAGTGTCTCAGTTTGAATTTTCGGCATTGTTCTTTCTATAAGGGCCGCGAGGACCAGACTTCGGAGCACGCACGTCGATCAGTTCACCAATCCAAGCAAAGTCGCGAACAGTTGCCGAAAGACCGGCTTCCATCGCTGGTGTGACGCGAAGCGTCTTATGGATTTTGCAGAAGTTATAAAACACCGTGTAGGGCGCTACCATCTGAAGGTGGTTTTCAAACTTCTTTGAGAAGCCATTTGTCAGGCGAGTAAAGCGGCGCATGTGCACACGCATCGTGAGGTTCTGACGCTCGACGTAGGACGTGGAAACATGGGCCATGTCTGGATTGCCCTCAACGCGTTCCTTCTTCGCTCCGGTGCATTCTGCAGGCGAATAGCGGCCCTTTGCGCTTTCCGGTGCAGCGCCGTAAATCTGTGTGGGCATCTTGTTCATGCCCGTATTATCTGAACCTTTATGCTTAGCTCCAATTGTTTTCATGCAAGCATACAAAAAAACATCGTGCTTGCATTAATAATTGAACTAGGTGACGATGCAAGCATCGAATTGGAAAGGATGCTTGCATGTCTGAAAGCGACAAAGATCAGAGTAAAGTAGCCGGCGGCAGGGCTAGAGCCGAGTCGCTGCCCGCAACGAGACGCAGCGAAATTGCGTCACGGGCGGCGGCCGCGAGGTGGGGCAAGACTTACAAGGCGTTAAGTTCCGGCAATTTCCTCGCTGACTTCGGCATAGATGTCGAATGCCATGTGCTAGACGACCCCAGTAAGACGGCTGTGATAAGTCAACGTGGAATGGGCCAAGCAATCGGCTTCAGTAAGCGTGGATCGCGCCTGGGAGTGTTCGTAGGTTCCAAGACGATGGATGGTTATATCGGCCGCGAGCTAAGAGAAAAAATCGAAAATCCTATTATTTTTCAACATAGCACTGCGGCCGCAGAATCCCCAGTATCGACGGCTCACGGTTACGACGCCACAATCCTAATTGATCTCTGTAATTCCATTCTGGCAGCTAAAGCTGACGGAAAGCTCGCCGGCGATCGATATGCCAGAATGAGTGAGCAGGCGCAGACTATTGTAAGTGCTTCCGCCAAATCGGGGATTAGGGGACTTGTATATGCTCTGGCTGGATACAGCCCATCGACAGATGAAGTCGTCGCGGCATTCAAACATTATGTTCGAGAAGAAGCAAAAAAATATGAGAAGGAGTTTCCGAGCGAGCTATACGAACAATGGCATCGTCTCTACGGAATTTCTGTCCCGGAACGTGGGAAGCCATGGCAATTTAAACATCTGACGATCAAACACATCTACTACCCGTTGGCCAAGAGTAACGGGAAACTCTTGGAGCTTCTGCGGGCCTTAAAAACTAACGATGGCGGAAGAAAAACGAAACTTTTCCAGTTTCTCAATGACATAGGCGCAAGGGCATTAAGAATGCACTTAGGCCGCGTTCTGGAAATGTCGGAATCATCAAAAACAAAGTTTGAATATGAGAACAAACTCGTTCAACGCTTTGGCGGACAGCAAGAGCTTGATCTATTTATTCCGATTTCCGGCCCCAGCGCTTCGCAGCCGCTTGCTTAGCAATCTCCGCGCGCCGTTCAGGCGTCATATCTCGGCGCGCTTCTTCCCGCCCTTCGCGCCGAGCGCTTTTGCCGCAGGGTCTTTGCCGTCGTCAATAACCGTATCGTCCTCATCACCCGTAGCGATGCGCATGATCTTAACAGCGTTGCCGATCACATCGGCAGGGCGCTTCTGTCCTTTAGGTCCGGTTGGCATCATCGACCCCATCGGTAGCGACCTCAAAGCCTGCCAGTTCGGAAATATTTTCGAGAGTTCTCTTCAAATTTGTTTGCCCATGCTGCTTGGATTCTAAAAAGGCGGGTATAGTGAAGGCTATTGTCTCCTTGAGATCGCCGCGCCAGAAATATCTACAAATTATTTTGAAATCCCAACTGTCGGTACTAAACTGCAAGGTGTTGACCTCGCGCTGGCCGCCTCGAAACTTTCTGTCCCAAAACTGTTTTTGATACGTCGCCATTCGGCAAAGACCTCCGACCGTCGCTTTCCGCTAAGCATATAGGAAAATGCAGCCTCGCGCGACAGGTGAGCGATCAAAATTCAAACTGAGACACTACCGTGCCTTGGCGCATAGCTCTTATTAGGTTGGTTGGCGTCCGGAATATGGTGGAAGCAATTAGGTAATGACGTCGCGTCAACGAATAACCGAAGCGACGCGACCCGCCCCAACCACATCTGTGGCTAGTTTATTCGGTCAGCCTGGATCGTAGTCGCCTTGTCGGGCAGGGCCCGATGGCCCGTTAGCGGCGTGGATGAAGTCGATGGGATCACAGAACCCGAATGCGGGCTGGATCTCGTTGAGGCTGGCCTTCTTCTTCCAAAGGATATTGACACGGCGGCACGGCCGGAGCCACTTCAGTAGGCGGTGCATTTCATGGTGTGAACAAATCAGTTTTCACTTCCAAGTGGCGATGTTTTCGAGGGGGTGTTTTCACTTGAGTTGAGACGGGTCATGTCGGCAATACAAGTTTTCACGGCAAAGTTTATTTGAGCAGCTTCATAGCGTGACAACGGGGGTATACTCCATACCGGTTCGTTACCACCGAACGATATTGCGATTCCTGCCGGATCACCTTCCGCGTTGAAAACACTTTCAAAGGCTTCGGTAAAATTTACAAGCGACACGGCATTGGCCAGTTCCGGCTTTTTCTCAAGCTCTTCCGCTTGTTGTGTTTTTGGCATTGTCCTAAAAAACATAGCATTGAGCAGTGATGCTCCATCCATAGGACCAAATGTGGCGTTGGTTTGGAAAAAACTTGATAAGGCCTCCTCAGAGGCTACCGTCATATCCATTTTGCTACTGAAGAACTTTACTTCGCGTGAATTGTTGCTACTGGAGATAGTGATAGATGCTACCTTAGGCGGTGTCGTTAAAGGTAGATTCCAATCCTTTTTAGCGATAAACAGTCCGTAGAAGCTCGTGATGTCATCTTTGTTGATAAGGCCAAACACGACTTCCTTGTTCGTCCACAGCGTACTCTGGATAGCGCAGCTATTCGGCTTGACGTTCTTGAATCCGTCTTCATGCATCGTGACGGCCCATGAGTCTGCGCTATAATATGTCTGTTTCACATCTGCGTCTTCCGCTTGGGCAGCGGTAGCCATCAGTGTAAACAGGCCGAAAATACTTCTGGAAACTGCAATTTTCATAGCTATGCTTTCATAAGTTGCGAGGGGTGTCAGTTCAGAACGCTGCTTTTCAGTTTTTGATATTCTGGCTCATCGGTCGCGCCTGATGCTCGCAGCGTGGCAAGCCTTTCCAGCTGTTCAATCGTGTTGAGTTGGTTAAATGCCGGGCCGTCGCTACGGGTTAGGGCCATCAGCGGGCTAGGGGGCAGTTTGGCTTGTTGTGGGGCATGTGGCGGGCCAAAGCGGTTGGTGCCTGCCGTTGACCTAATGCAGGCGAATACAAGCAGCAGCAAGCCCGCCAGCGGCACCGGGCCGATGAGCACCCACCATCCCGTACGGTCGATGTCGTGTAGCCGACGGACAGATACTGCAAGCAGCGGCATAAAATGCACGAGATAAACGACCACAACAAGAAGCCCGCCACTTCCCGGGGAAAACGCCAACCCAAGAACCTTGTCCAAGGCAAGGGCGACAACCAACAGACCTAAAACGAATAGCGCGCACAGCCAATATTGTGACCGGGTGGCCCTGCCTGTGAAGGTCGAGTAGCTCCGCATTGCATCAATATAAGCTTCCATTTTCGCTCCTATGGCCGAGCGCGACTCGTGGTCTGCCAAGGCCAATCTTTGATTGAACATTCCGTCGCATGAATTAAATATGGGATCAACAGTCCGTCGATTATTGATTGCCGATTGTGGCCCATGTCGCCACATGGATGTGCGAACAACAATCGGCTCGAACTTACGGCGGCTTCGAGTGGCTAAAGGGTTGTCACAGGAGCGCTTGGCGCTCGAAGCTGCGATTGACAGAGCGTATGTCGGGCGCGTTGAACGGGCTAAAGAAAACGTCACTGTCGCAACCTTAGAGTCTTTGGCCGCCGTCCTGGCTGTGCCGGTGGCTGCCCTGTTTGCGGAAATCGATGAAACGGTCCCGCGGTCGCCACCGCTGAAGGCGGGAAGAAAGCCAAAAGTCGAAAAACAAGGCTGACTGCTTATGGGCAGGGGGCGGCGCCAAGCTACTGGCGCCGATGGTCGTTGAGCGGCCTGCACTGCTGATCTCACTTCTCTATGTAACTGGGATGGATGAGTGCGAGTTGCTCGACGCGCCGCCCGAATGGCGGAATATCGAGGTAATCTCTCCACCGAACCCGCACGGTTTGATCTGGTTTGATTTCAAGAACGAGCGCTTCGTACCATCCGTCCATCGGCCCGTCGGTGGCGAGCACAAGGTTGCCAACTTTGAGCTTGGTGAAGTCCTCGGGGAGCGCTGTCGGCCTCACAGGCTGACCTTGTGGCCCTGCCGCCGCCGTGTCGTCGCTCGCTACGACGCGAATACGGTTCGCTTGCTGTTGCTCAGCCACCGGCAGATGTAAGGCAATCTCTCGATAGAGGTCTTGCTTCACGAATGGCACAAAAGCCTTGCCGCTGTCGAACAGCTTTCCTTTTGGCAACCTAGGAAGGAATGCTCGTACGCCGTCGTTGTCGACCCGCAACGCCAACATACCCATCAAGGCGGCCGCCTTTTTTGCGAGATGCCCGTCAGGCGCGGCAAAGTAGGACGCGTGCGCTTTGCCATGGTCATCGCGCCCAAGCACGATGATTGGATGCGGCAACGAAATGTTGGTTTGGGCAGGCATATTTGCGTTATTCATCTGTATCTCCAAACGGTTAGCGACGCTACGCCGCGACTATATTATAGCAGAACAAATCATGAACGTCAATTGTATGGATTTTACGATGCAATTTTTAGGTGCGGCGTATCGAGAGGTGTCGGGTGCAAAGTTTGAGCCGGCAGACAGTGTATCGCGGCCGCTTAAGCTTGCTGAAGCGGGGACGCTGCTACCCCGAACAGGTGGTCGCATGGCGCCAAGATGGTCATCTTCAGCGGCGGTAAAGGGGTTAGTGCAATGCCAATTTAAAACGTAGCCATCGAAGGTGAGGGGAATCGCCACTCACTTACGACCTACCTCATAGCTGCTTAAATGACTGATGAACTCAGGCATATGACCCTGCACGCCTATACAAGTACGCAGAGGTGAACAGTCACATCGCAAGTCAAGCAGCCCAGCAAGGGCAGCCCAATGCTAAACAACAACCCGAAGCTTGATGCTTACCTCGAGTGGATCGAAACCCGCATTCAAGAAGACTTCGAACCCTACCTGCTAACGTTTATGTTCAATCCATTGAATGGATCTGAGGCTGCCGTGCGTGCTCAAATGGAGCACGAAGTGAAGCGCATCTACAGCCGCCTTCTAACGCGCATAGTGAAAAAGCCAAACAAGACGCCCGTTGATCAAATGCCTCTCCTAATCGGCTGCGTGGATTGGCCCGTTCCCAAATTGCTTAAGGCTTCGCTAAAGGATGTCTCGCTCAATGGCGGAATGCATATGCATGCCCTTATGCTGGTGCCGCCCACATCAAGATCGCCATTGTTGATGTCTCAGTTGATCGAATTGAAGTATTCGACGTTCGTCACCCCCGGGGGGGTGCTGATGAGGCTGCACGCGGTTTTAATCAAGGACAATCAAGCTCAAACGGCAGCATATGCGTTAAAATCTGTGCAGAGGGGGCGGTTGGGCGACGATGACATACTGATACTGCCGCGATCCCATTCGGAGATGTGACGACGGTGAAAAGGCAGGAGCGGTAACGCTCCTGCCTTTTTTATTTCGTTTTTTTGAAGTTGACCTTTTCAAGGATCATACGGGCTTCAGCACCGATACCATCAATTTTGCCTTTTAGCGTAACGCGACAAGGGTATTGAGCGGATAGCAGATTGTTTTTGTCATCCATCACCAGCTCGAGTTGAAGACTAAAGGGTCCGCTGTGGGGTTTTTGTTTCGTGCGGGGTTTCTCATACACATCCCGAAGCCCTGACGCAGGCGGTTTCTTCTTTTCCAGTGTCGTTACAGATTGTATTTTAGTCGCCGCAGCGACCGCTGGTTTGTGATCAGGTACCTGGTCAGTATTTGAGGCTTCCGGCAGTGTGCTTCCTTTAGAGTGCTGCCGCTGAAGCCCTTTCAGGCTGTCCGTTTTCATCTTTTGCTTCAGAGCTTTACCGATCACCCCCACCTCGACCAATGGGCCGAGCGCGTTAAAGTAAAAGCTGGCTTTCTTCATGCCGGATTTCTTCGGGCCAAAAGCATATTTCAACACCCACCTGAAGGCGTCTTTTTGTTCACCGATTTTCGGACGACGATTGTTCGCCCAGTTTACGGAAACAAACGTCAGCCATGCCTCTTGATCGTTCAGCAACGACGTCGCAACATCGGCAAGCGCTACTAAGTTATCACGAAGGCCCTTGCGATGGGCCTTAGCGGCTGTTGCGATAGCAGCTCGGATTTTTTCTAGGGTGGAGATCAAAATCGGATTATCCGATTTTTTGCTACCGGCAGACCGGCGTTGACCAGCCTCATTTTTCGGTTGAGTGTCGCCAGCGCCCCCCTTCGGGGGCGCCTTAGTTTCCTTACTCATCACTTTTCTCCACGCTGCGAGCGTCTTCCTCGCCATGGAAGACGCTTACTACCATGCTGTTGGACTCGCCGACCTCACAAATTGTCTCCAGAAGGATTTGCGCGAAACGAGTACGCCATGTGGCGCCAAGATGCTCTGATGTTTCCGAAACGGAAGCCCTATCGGTGTGCTTGCCTTTCTTCTTTTTTGATTTGCTGCACGAGACTGAGCCGCGATTTTCTAGCATCCCGGCCGGGTCAAGTTGATTTTTGCGGGTGCTCACGATGCCTCACCCTTCTCAATGCGATCGATAAGGTCAAGGATGTCTCTTGCTTTCCAGCAGGTTATACGTGCTGAAGCCTTCACAGGAGCAGGCCAGCTGCCCTTACGAACTTTTTCAAGAAACGTTGAGCGGCTTACAGGGATAGGGCCGCTGGGAGCAATAATTTGGGAAAGTCGGACTAAGCCGATTCCAGTTTCTAATGCGGTTTTCAAAGTGGCGTTCCTTTTCTGTGTGTCCAACAGAGTGTTTTGGGACGCCGCCCATAATTTACATATTAGGCTTGAATGCCACAAATTCTGGCACCTAAAATGAAGAGAGATTATTGGAACAATTCCTGGTCATTCTTCGATGGCAACTTTGAAAATGCTGTCTTAATCATTGATTTCGTTATAGAGTTGTCAATAGCAAGCATTATGACTTCGATGAATAGAGCGTCGGAATTGATGTAGCTTGCTGTGCTAGATCTCATGCTCCCCTCAATTTTGAAGTTTCTACGAAAGTTGGTGCGGGTCAAAGCCTCGAATGTTTCAATCAGGCGTTCAACCGCAATTTCCACCGCCAAATTTTCCTTAGGACCACGCTTTTTTCTTCGTTGAAAATACGTGATGGCATCGTCCAATGACTGCAAGACCACTTCAGAAAAAATGTGTTTGCGCTTGGACTTCCGCGTTCCCAGCCAAAATGAGACTGCTTCAGGGGGAACATCAGCTAGAAGATGTTTTACCTTTAAAAGGTTGCGTTCGGCCTTCTTGAATTGCAAATCAAGCTCTGCTTGCCTGGATTTCCGCTCCTCTCTAGTGTCATAGATATATTCCGTCAGTACGTCTTCGAGCTCTTCGCGTAAGAACCGAATCGTTACCGGGTTTGACAGTACGTCTAAGAGTGATGAGTCCCATTTTGCATGCTCGCTGCGCAAGCAAGCAAGGCCTTCGTATTCCATTTTCATAAGTGTTTCGCCAAAGCTTTTCCCGGTCGCTGTCTCCCATTTTTCAACAGCAAGTTTTTTTGGGTAAGGCATCGTTGTCCCAAGTTCCAAAGTTAGAGTTGACCTGCTTCCAACCCATCCTTCCCACGCGCCATCCCATCGCGCCCAGCCTTTTTTTGCGGTAATTGAATGTATGCTTTGATTTCGTAAAAACCTGACCTCGACTGGGAGATATCTTTCACTGCTGATGAAACCTATAAAACCGGTATTATTGACGGTATTTTCAAAAAAAATATATGAAAGTACTTATTCATCAGTCTCTTATCAGCTTATTTTGGTTCCCTTCACCCGCTCCAGTCATGTCTTTGTCCGACCCGTTGAGCGGACAGGCAGAGATCTACACCTCTCGCGGT from Rhizobium tumorigenes harbors:
- a CDS encoding ATP-binding protein, with translation MEIVYLGRQSKRNTPEPEREGDVLELLANNWDDYGNRTTFATTCRIGGERVDLGHLKLMIEGAPISEIHLDRLRNEGWDGVFPIPNSNYLSLPSEIAFYEQLRDRLNLDAARDAAIVLHDASYLVHVQQDPVANRLIDTQPFQGSLLRERSETKSYLDGWKLFSAEAMSVLDLGFQFDDVFGETSTLRMKFKQSSILPHNVNVLIGPNGVGKSQILHQIVREWLDATYEKRSRKIGFVEKPNLSQIVVVSYSPFERFPVDLEAHDLQDKDVYRYFGFRGRSASRTPGRLAGISLTHQAPKKNAAASLLDCLVDDIRYKGLRSWANKLATVERVLRTAFDFDYATINVGDASDSAKRFYSDSALIDDLSFDIEDSRYIPISSDRIDELDVGKIRGALNAADGVTFFNNGEIVQLSSGQKLFSFIVINILGAIRRDSLILIDEPELFLHPTLEIQFIDMLKTILDRFNSKALLATHSLVTVREVPTDCVHVLARTKDGLSIRTPPFQTFGGDMQRISSYVFGDSEASKPFERWIENKLQELGSAEALIAALGDDINEELAIQIQGMEREGW
- a CDS encoding recombinase family protein — translated: MTKIGYARVSTIDQDFEIQQQRLKAEGCVIVRAEKVSGASREGRTELATIIEFLREGDELIVTRLDRLGRDTRDVLNIVHDCEQRGAFVTILDPHVSTRGEMGHVILTVLGMVAQMERRFIKERQREGIQRAKAAGQYAGGKVRIDHKKIRELAAAGIGAAEIAKEVGCSRMQVYRVLSVAT
- a CDS encoding HNH endonuclease produces the protein MPSPQDVPLEAIPHEYVLRAIENCRTQGRAAFDASYGKYAPTRYPMVHNGEEFTPKSIFRETVKLYESDHGAVLVDRHLQGGFKSHNGVTRVVGRWGFAILDRTTGRRVNPEDFVAEEAVADDDLDKNEAEVLQHALDETEREAAEIDREIAAFGPPEGIKSETTRYRRNMLLRARVLQIANGSCELCKEEASFVTRSGAPYLEVHHVKALSNWGHDELANMAAICPTCHRNIHFGYDGKSLNDQLAEKVAFRLKNVAPSLPGTAATQSGRLSNPPPNSSSIAFAPYIGPRYNNSDIRLILIGESHYADPDEDPVEATRTVVRKWRDRTWAIRFLTVAARVLMGKKAWEIDRETALDDIGFYNFIQFTMPTIDVRPTSEQARDSYEAFREVLAEHDPTHLLVAGSGFLWWNMPKSDRDTAPLVLGGDLFERRDYKTPSGHACAIPIAHLSRASAPEWQLAVAEFKTVRP
- a CDS encoding P63C domain-containing protein — its product is MSESDKDQSKVAGGRARAESLPATRRSEIASRAAAARWGKTYKALSSGNFLADFGIDVECHVLDDPSKTAVISQRGMGQAIGFSKRGSRLGVFVGSKTMDGYIGRELREKIENPIIFQHSTAAAESPVSTAHGYDATILIDLCNSILAAKADGKLAGDRYARMSEQAQTIVSASAKSGIRGLVYALAGYSPSTDEVVAAFKHYVREEAKKYEKEFPSELYEQWHRLYGISVPERGKPWQFKHLTIKHIYYPLAKSNGKLLELLRALKTNDGGRKTKLFQFLNDIGARALRMHLGRVLEMSESSKTKFEYENKLVQRFGGQQELDLFIPISGPSASQPLA
- a CDS encoding RNA-binding protein, which produces MMPTGPKGQKRPADVIGNAVKIMRIATGDEDDTVIDDGKDPAAKALGAKGGKKRAEI
- a CDS encoding DUF805 domain-containing protein, which gives rise to MEAYIDAMRSYSTFTGRATRSQYWLCALFVLGLLVVALALDKVLGLAFSPGSGGLLVVVVYLVHFMPLLAVSVRRLHDIDRTGWWVLIGPVPLAGLLLLVFACIRSTAGTNRFGPPHAPQQAKLPPSPLMALTRSDGPAFNQLNTIEQLERLATLRASGATDEPEYQKLKSSVLN
- a CDS encoding helix-turn-helix domain-containing protein, producing the protein MDVRTTIGSNLRRLRVAKGLSQERLALEAAIDRAYVGRVERAKENVTVATLESLAAVLAVPVAALFAEIDETVPRSPPLKAGRKPKVEKQG